The region attgagaaagtaattttttttttttacaattacaAGATATTATACGcgtaacttttcatttaatattatcttcttttaaaatttagtattaaatgcattaaattttcatttaatactatctttattatatttattcctTCCCTAGTTAGAAGACTCTTTAGAGAAAATTATTAAGGTAAATTTTGTGTtacccttaatttttttttggatatgATGTCCGtattaagtaatttaatagattattatcatgttattcaaggtaaatactagtacatctttagattttactttacttatcaattaactttatcttatgaaattcatattctaatgaaaaatgaatgagtggtggaaacgaatgatggtgatggagatgcgcgtaaaatgatcATGGTTGATGGATGAATAAAACTCAGAAAACACAACTCGCAAATCTCACGTCCCTAAGAATGCAACGCTGCATTAATACGATCGAATAAAATCAAACTTTGAATCGGTGTACATTGAGTTTTTATTATCGAACGAACTCATTTTTGGTACCACGCCTTAATTTGatttaaggtaccacagcaatcACCAATTATTAAACTTTATacttagagaaaaaaaattgtttatatttatttcattttgcttttaaaaaaataaagaagggAGAGAGTACCCGTTACTAAGTTCTAAAAATGTTTATTACCCTTCCTTTCCAAATATATCACTCATTATATTTATTATACTTTTGCAATtcaaaaaatgtatttaataccAATAATTAATACTTTTTCACACTAtttaattcattaattaatgATAAATTTGGAAAGTTAAATAAACTTTTTAAAGTCAAAATACTAATTAAACTTATTAGATGCTTTCTTAAAGTGTCTTTACAATAAGGAATGAATGGAGTAGGATAATACTCCTTTTTCCTTAATTATAAAACCTTCTTagttattaatgaaaaatataaatCTCACTTCTAATTaactaataataaatttttaaaatgaatattatttaggccccgtttgggaaAAAACAACTTAATTTAAGCGTTTATGTCATTATATTTATTATACTTTTgcaatttcaaaaatttaattaatactttttCACACTAGTTAATACATTAATTGAAGGTAAATTTGGAAAGTTGAATAAACTTTTTTAAAGTCAAAATACTAATTGAACTCATTAGATGTTTTCTTAAAATGACTTTACAATAAGGAATGACTGGAGTAGGATAATACTCCTTCTCCAATCTCACTTATAATTTAGTAAAACCCATATAAATTGtaattaattaatgaaaaatGTTAAAGTGAAGGTTACTTACTTaatccaaacacaaacaatactAGTACTAGTACTAGTACTAGAAATGGCAAAGTGAGTTGGCGCCTGTAAGTAAATTGGTAACGTAAGGAAGTTAGAGCACCTCGAAGACTGGAAACACTGCACATTCAACCGAAACATTATTAACTCAGATCAGATTCATCAAAGTAAATGAGATACAAATGTAAATGCTCCCTTCACAACACGACAATTTAATAACCATAAAACGCAACCTTAACTCATTTACTTCACTATTTCCTCACATCCTTCCTTGTACTTTTCTGGAAATCCACACTACTCTACTCTTTCATTTCATTCATTCaagctttttatttttatttttattttcatcaacttttattcttttttcttctttcctttcttttataTAAACACCATTCTCTTCTTCATTCAAAGCCTTTTCACTTCAAAAAAACTCTCCTAATtttctctctctgtctctcagaatttggctgcaaatgggtcaTGAGACTgataaccaccaccaccatgctcCGCCGCCAGTTCAGGCTCCACCGCCAGGTCCACCACCACCGAACTTTGGACTTTCCAGGGGACCCACTTGGGCTCCTGCTGAACAACTCCTGCAGCTGGATTACTGCATCCACTCCAATCCTTCATGGCGttagtctctctctctctctccctctctctcccttttgtttttgtttttccattttttatttgatttttttatgctATAAGCTTTGAAAAAGTTAAGCTTCATGTCAAAAGCAGTTAGGAATCTCATGTCAAACCTTACTCAAAAGgggtttgttttatttttttttcagctGAATTCTGTGTCTGTGTATCAGATTGCTTTTTATTACCTTTATTCCAATCTGATTCTCTTATAAAAAAAGTtgctttgttttttgtttttgtcattTGTATGAATCTTTCTTTGTGATTCTGTATGTGAAATTGGTATCTGAAAGGAACCCATTTCTGAGTATTCTGTTTTGGGTCTTAAAGTTTCACCTTTTTTGCAGCGGAAGCACTGCTACTGGGTTTTCAGCACTACATTGTGATGCTTGGAACAACTGTTCTGATTGCTACCTCCCTGGTGAATCAGATGGGTGGGACTCATGTAAGTGCTGTTTTGATTTGAGGTAGAGAGCCCATTTGGATACGGACCAAAAAAGCGCTTATGGGAGCTTATCGACTAGAAAAGTCATTATTAGATAAGCTCCGATAAGTGCTTTTTGGTTCGCATCCAAACAGGTTGGAAGAAGCttggttttttatttgttgCTTAGTTTTGTGCTGAGTGTGTTGTTGCCATTCTCTTGCAGGGTGACAAAGCTCGTGTGATTCAGACTATGTTGTTCATGTCTGCCATCAACACTCTGCTCCAGACTTGGTTCGGGTCGAGGCTTCCAACTGTGATGGGTGGATCGGTTGCTTACATTCTTCCTGTGATGTCGGTCATAAATGATTATACTGACAAGACGTTCTCATCTGAGCATGAGGTTTGATCAATGACAATGTTTCTTTTGAAGTAAATTCATTCTTATTGTATTGATTTAATTGCTGTTGGAACTCAAGTGTGCTAAATTCAATTGTACTAGATTATTCAAGATGTTATTTTTTGCTCCTTATTCTTCATGTGTGATTGATTCACATTTTTGCACCCAGAATTGATCGACTTTGAAGCTCCTTTAGCTTCTGTCCTAATTGTGCTTACCAGGGTTTTAAACTGCAGTTGCGATCACTTAAATAGCGGAACTGAGCACAAAAGCGGTTTGATGCTGTCACAATTGCAGGCGCAATGTCATTTCAGATACTCAAAACACTTTTACGATGTAGCTTCAATTGCAGTTGCGGACTGCCGACTGCAATTTTAAACCCTGCCTACTTTCAGGATTTTAAATGGCGGTTGCGGTCACTTATATCTTGGAACTATGCACAAATGCGGGCTGATGCAGCCGCAATTGGGGTCGCGATGTCTTTTTCAGAGACTCAAAAGACCTTTTGAATTGCAGCCTTAATTGCAGTTGCAGACAGCAATTTAAAACCCTGCCTACTTCAAAGCCCCTTCTTTTGTTTGTTTAAATGCATTGTGCTCTCTCTGTTCCAAATTATGTACCTTGGTTTTGTTCTAATATTTGGATTTTGTTGCTTTTTCCTGGAACTCAACACATTCTCACTTCTGTTTTGTGTGAGCCTTATTATTTGTTAACTGAATTGCCTTCTCCAATATGAAAATTGGTGATCCAAACTGCTAATGAATTACAAAATTCGATCTTGTAGAGGTTTACCTACACAATCAGAACAGTTCAAGGATCCCTGATTGTATCTTCTTTCGTCAATATCTTCCTTGGGTATAGCAGGGTATGGGGGAATTTAGTAAGGTAAATTTATGTCAATCTTCAATATTAATTTGTTTCccctttttctttcaaaaaatttaGTCCATATCTAAAGCTGCATTAAAATTAACAGCCttagttttttcatttttcatttattaacATCTTttggtgattttttttatcaggTTGTTTAGTCCCATAGTCATTGTTCCTGTAGTATGTCTGGTGGGTCTTGGCGCGTTCATGAGAGGCTTTCCATTGGTAAAGATTCCTAATACACTTTGAAGAATTTCTTATcataataaaaattatagatAGAAAGAGTTTGTGAACTCGATTATCTTTCTCTCTGCAGCTTGCGGATTGCGTGCAGATTGGACTACCTATGCTCATTTTTCTGGTTTTAATGCAACAGGTTATATATATCTCATCTGAAGCAATCTCTTAGATTTTTATTTTCGTCTACTCTCaatatctaatttttttttccttttccctgGTCCTGCAGTATCTGAAGAAGATTCATCCTAAAACTCATAATGTACTTGAGAGGTATTCTATTCTTCTTTGCGCCGCTCTCATCTGGGCTTTCGCTGCTATCCTTACTGTGGCCGGTGCATACAACAATTCCAAAACAAAAACCCAGTCGAGTTGTCGCACGGATCGCTCATTCCTGATGTCTTCTGCTCCTTGGTATGTTCAGAAGTTATGGAATTTTTAACAGTTTGTTTCAGCTCTTTGTGGAATGTTGTAGTTGTAACATTAATATTGTTTTTATTACAGGGTTAAAGTTCCATACCCATTTCAATGGGGTACCCCCATATTCAGTGCTGGTCATGTCTTTGGGATGATGGGAGCAGCACTTGTCTCTTCTGCTGAGGTCTACCAAATCTTCCTTTGTGGTTTTAGTTCTATAATTTTTTCTGATAATTTCACATGTCCATTCTCAATTCTGAggtgtgttagaaatataatataaaaccactTATGTTCCATCCAACCGCAAAATATTTTAGAATAGTTGGTTCGTGATATGGTGTTAAAGTTTCAATGACCAAGTGATCTAGAGTTTGATTCTCATTGCCctaattattataataaaaaaagttgaatttgaCAAGGCATTTTAAATCTCAATTACTTCACCAACAAGATGTTGGTCTAGTGGTAGGCAAGCTAAACCACTGTAAGGGTGAGAACAAAAGTTTGAACCTCAGGAAAGTCATCTGTTGGGAGAGACTGTCACAGATTCCCAAACGGGATTAGTCTTTCCCTCAAAACAGGGTGGGGGACACTCggtaaagacaaaaaaaaactgaCTACTTCACCCTCTACAAAATGATCTATTTGTTTTTGCATATATTACCATTATTTTGAATCTGTTGTCATCAACTGGTGATCTAATCTGAATCTCAAATGAAAATTTCAATGCAGTCTACTGGTACATACTTTGCTGCCGCAAGGCTTTCGGGTTCAACACCCCCTCCTCCACATGTGATCAGCCGAAGTATCGGGTTGCAGGTAAAGTTTTTATTTTCGCGCCTCTTTACAATTAATTTAATTGTTCTTTCATATTGTTACAAAACCTTAAACTCCTGCTTTGTCACCCCATTAAATGCAGGGCCTTGGCATGCTAATTGAAGGCATTTTTGGTTCCGTTGTTGGTACTACTGCATCTGTGTAAGAAAACAATTCTCTTAAGAACTTTTAGTAATCTAGATTGGTGAAATGTATCTTATAGTTTCTTAATATTTGGGTTTGACCTAACTCTTAGTAACCCGTGTTTGTGAATTGTCATTTTTCGTTTCTTACTGTGCTCCATGCACGCCCTAGGCTTTTATGGTTAATATTTATTATACATCGATTTATTGATTATTTGCCAATTGTTAATATTTGAAAAATCTGTTGTATTTTTAAATCTTGGATTCATGGTTGTTTATAGTAAGAGCTTTGCAAAAAGAGGAATGTTAGTTCACATTTATGGTTAAGAATTTTCTGTGTTCATTGCAGTGAAAATGTTGGCCTACTTGGTCTAACTCATATAGGGAGCAGAAGAGTGGTGCAAATATCATGTGGCTTcatgttcttcttctctatttttGGTACTATATTCTACTTGAAACCTTGTAAAGAGAGTTTCCTTCCAGTTTTTCATTTCTCATGGAATTCATTTTTCCATGTCTCTTTCAGGAAAATTTGGAGCCTTTTTCGCCTCGATTCCCCTGTCAATATTTGCTGCTATATACTGTGTTCTATTTGGTATTGTGGGTAGGTGCCACTGCTATTACTTAAATAAAATGGCAGCCTTGTGCACAAAAGCTCCGGCTATGTGCAGGCCGGGGAAGGGTCCGACCACTTGGTTATGCAGCCTTACCTTGTTTTTATACACAAGAGGCTGTTGCTAGGACCTAAACTCGTGACCTCTGTCATATGACAACAACTTTTGCCACTGCACCATGCCAAGGCTTCCCTTCGCTGCTATTACTTAAATTGTTATAAATTAACCAGTAGATGCTAACCTTCTCTCTGTATCTGTGTCTCTCTCTTGCAGCTGCTATTGGGATTTCATTCATACAGTTTTCAAATAACAATTCCATGAGAAATATTTATATTCTTGGCTTATCCTTGTTTCTTGGAATCTCAATCCCACAATATTTCATCATGAACATTTCACCAGATGGCCGTGGTCCAGTTAGAACAAATGGTGGATGGGTAAGCAACTCGTGAAGTCTTATAATTCTTTATTCCACATGATTATGCATAAGCGCTTAGTATATATTTTGTTTCACGTTGCTCATCCACATAAGTTCTTCTAATCTTCTCTAACGTGATTTTTCATCATTTGAACATGTTCGGGTAAAATTCTTAGAAACACTTCAGGCTGACAAAATCATGTTGAGGCCAAAGTAAAAAGACCAAGCTTTTGAGTTAACATGAAACTGATTTTAGTTGTTCTCACAACAATTATATTATTTTCCTATGAAGTTAAGTTTTATAGTAAATGTATCCAAAACTTTTACCTTACTATCCACAGGACCTCAATTACTCCTCTTAATGCAAAACCAAACATGTTTTCACTTGACTATTTGTTTGCTTGATTTCTGTGTTAAGTGCATTTATATATCTGATTGGTGGACTTTTTCTTGTGTGACAACAGTTTAATGACATTTTGAATACCATATTCTCTTCTCCCCCAACTGTGGCCATAATCGTTGGGACTGTTCTTGACAACACACTGGATGTCAAACACAAAGAGGACGACAGAGGACTTACATGGTGGCGTCCTTTCCAGCATAGGAAGGGAGATGTTAGAAATGATGAGTTTTATCGCTTTCCTCTAGGATTAACTGAATATATTCCTTCAAGGTTCCGGCCATGAGCATAAATGTTAAATCTTCATGCTGAATGACCTTGTTAAATATGGACAAACAAAATTATCTATTAAAGGCAAATAGCCAAATTTTACCttagcttataaaaaatattaaatggatTCTTGTGACATACTTAGTTCTTTATATCTGTTGGTGCGGATCATCAAGCGAGTAGATCAAGTGACGTGCAATTGTTTTAACTTAAGTAGATGGCTCGTGTTTGAGTCACCGTAAGTGTGGTTACATTAAATATTTGATAGTTGAGGCATGCCACCCATAATAGTTCTACTCGGTTCGAACATGTAGAATTCCCACATTAGATGACAATGAGTAGGTTGATTAACACATAAGTGGAAGGTTTTGGTTAAAGATGTAATATTCAATCTAGTTGTGTTGTTTTCTTTTAACCCAATCAGTAGTTTAGACATCTCTACACCCTAACAAAAATTTCAATCAAATAGGATGATAAAGTATGGACTTGAGGGGGTAGATTTTGTTCCTTAGCTTCATAATGTTGGATGATCCCAATGCACTAATTGAAACTAAATTTATGTACTTGGAGGTGTGAACCTGGAGTTGTAGGCATCTCAGAACCCGACAAAAAGTTTAATAAAACATTATGATTGAGTAGGTGAAGCCTAAGATGAGTTGGTCATGTTGTCCACAGTGGGGAAGTTTGCTTCAATGGTTAATCATATGTAATAGTGTGGTTAACCAATAGCCTAAAGTGCTATTGGTTACCATGAAAAAGTAAACTAATTTGGTAAATCAAAAAAGAAACCAAACAACTAACTCAAAAGTCTATTTATACTTTATAGGCATTATCATGACGTTAACTATATATCTTGGCATTATTCACCAAataactattttatttttatcatagtAACTATAGTAACTAGTAGCATGTTTGCTTTGGCATtttcaacttcagaagaagctACACCTTGGACGTGATTTTAGTGCAAGCTGTAGAAACGTGCGGCACGCAAGAAAACATGCGCTAATTGTAATACCATGGTCCATGGGTATGCTGATGCAAGAAATGGAGTCACTAGATTTTGCTTGCTGCAAATGTAAGTTTGCGTGGGTGTTAAGACATTGAGTTGGGTATGCAATGGTATAACCTAAATCGTAAAATCGAAATACCTCATTCGATTACCACTTGTTTATAGTTTTATcaaatattcaatttttttttaccttcaCCCAACAACTAATAATCTTGTGACTGATCTCTTATCACAAATATGAAATATCTATTTAAGTATTTATACAACATCAATGTGACATTAATTAGCTAgtatcactttcaaaaaaaagaaaaaatttagcTAGTAGTAGTATCATAGAATGACGTGCATGGGACTTATGTTGTGGTTCGTTTTTTTATAAGTAGTgaattatattgaaatgaagtataagAGGTACTTCAAGCACTTTAGGTCaatttttgacaaaaaaaagtataaatttggatgatatataattaagcaataattttttttaataaaaacttAAAGATATTTTCATTAAATATTTCAAAGCAAACATTATTAATacgtaattttttttgttacaagaggaatgctaaatataaataagaaacTACGACGCCACGTCCAAGCACAACAGAGCTATTATGAACGATGGAGGTGACCGCCAAACACAACGCAACAAACCTTCCCTAGAAACAAGGCGGGCTAAACAATCCATGCACTAAGATATAACGTCAAATTATTTCAAGCCCAACAATTTAAAAATCTTGTTGAAGTCAATTTGGATAGGATTACTAggtcaggtttttttttttttttttttgaaatctagGTCAGGTTGGGTTAAGACGAACAACATCACATGCAAGTGCATATTTGCAAGCAGTATTCCTTCCAAATTAACCAGTCCCAAATTATATTCAATAATATCTTATGCACTTTAATACCAACTTCATCTTACATTTATGAAATATTACATgtagaaaaaaattaagtgaATTTAGATGTCATACAACTTAGGTGTAGTACTTAACACAATGTTATAAGTTATTTTTGGGTCTTTGATTGAAAGACAACAAAACTTACTTATAACCTTGTGTAAATTATATTAGAGAAAAatatgatgcaccgacggtgtaattttttttataccgtcaaccaatcagatttcaagatgtgttacgtcaattaatgaaattaaataaaaagaaatattttctcacatctttaaaatttgattggttgacagtgtaaagttacaccgtcagtgcatagaaattaaactctattAAATTATATGACATCTAAACTCGTTTTATCAATatacacaaaaagaaaaagatattgTTTTCAGATCAATTCACGGGAAAAGTCCGCATACGTACCACCACATAATATTGCTTTCTTTGCCtattttgtattgggttgaagtatcccttgtacttcatttcaatataatttattgcttataaaaaaacatacCACCACATGCCGGCTATGGGTTGAAGTATCCcttatacttcatttcaatataagtCATTTGGCCCTTACCCATCAACTTAACATTTTGAGATAATTGATTACTTGACAGTTTACATGGTATCAGAACTTCAATGACCAAGCGGTACAGGGTTCGATCCCCGCCGCCCCATTCTTCTAATAAAAGTTGAATTAATTAGCACacatgttagaatataatataaaactattcatttggtcattacccaacaacttaaacttttgagataattgaATACTTGACATCAGTAAGACATGTTAAACATAGCCTTAATCCCACTTAACCTTTAGTTGAATTAGAATAAAATCTAGATTTGAATTCAAAAGGTTAACTCCAAGTTCCGAAgaatagttcaagtggtaagagctagggaacatatgggttgggtgaGGGTGTCCAGGATCAATCCCTAGatagtgcaatttatctttccgatgtaaaaaaaattaactccaAAATATGTGATGACCCTCACATTCATTTAAAGCTTCAATGCACATGAAATAGGATTAgagtataattttaattaatacaaCGCCACTGAAAAATAGTTTTATCTATAATCATGTTATGCCCTACATAGTTTTTTTACTTtaactgaaataaaaaattatttttaagaatttaaaTCCATAGGATTATAGATCCATTAATTAAATTGGACAATCTCTTATAAGCCGATCCATGCACTATGATTTGTAAATTAATTGAACTATAAATACTTTTTTATGTCAATTATGCATGATGAGTAGGACATAAGCATCATATATGTATTGCTTAAAAAAAAGAAGTAGAATGTACCTTTAATAAAGTTGACTTGAGGAGGCTGTGCATTAAATAAACATAGCTATAAGAATATCAATATTACTATGGAATATGGATCTATATATACTAGTGTCATTTGCACATGACATACATACCTATAGGCTATAGTTTTACTGATAATTTATTAAGTTGACTAGGGGAGCCCCACTTGTCATGCTTGATTAGATCAGCAACACGAAaggataataataaaaataaaaaacattgaCACAAGGGTTGATATTCAAGTGAAGATAGATTTGAAATTGATTAAGGAAGCTTCTGAGTAAACGCAACGCAAGATGAGATAGTGACTCTGGGAACCTGAAACCAATGTGCTGCTTTCACTTTTTTAAGATACGCGTTTTCTAATATGAAACCGACAAGCCCTTGTGGTGGAGGAGGTATGTGATTGGAACTGGTCGTACATATTGTTCATTGTACACACTACACAGTACGCGTAATGGTGATAGTGAGCATGAAAGTCCAAATTTTTGGTCCAAACTTGCCGAATCTGATAAGAAAAATGCATTTCCCTTTGGGAAATCTATCTTTGTAAATCTCCCTTATTGTAGCCGCCTTGCTTTTTTTATCATCACTTTTGCTTATTTTGTTAACAAGTCattaaaaacaaaatcttaATTGGGTTGGTGACTGTGTAACAATGAATGATTGATACACAATTCTAGAAAGAATGAGTTTTGAAGTAGAATTACAAACGGGTGAATAAATGAATCCAACCACACCTAAAATTGAATCGTGAGGCCAACATCATGATTCGCAATCACAAAAGTTAAGAGAAATAACTTCTATCTTCACTGTGGTTTTTCACGGTACATCTAAATATCCACTCATAAAAATTTCCTCCCAAAACTGATTCCAGACTTCAGATTCAAATTCAATTGTAAAAATGTTTCTATATACATGGACTTACACATTAGGAGGATAAGTGATCCAAAAGAAGCTAGCTTTTGTGAGATAAGAAGTGACTGTGGAAGATTCAAACCTAAAACCAAAGATGCTATGAGAAATTAACATTCTTGTTCGTTAACTAATAAAGGAATTATTAGTGCTGGCAAGTTGCATCAATTGTGGGAACTTATGCTGAAACAACACATGTTGTGGTACTTCAGCTAGCCAAAAGATCATGCCATGATTTCtaccatcatttttttttttctttttggagaAAGATTACTTCCGTTTCCATTTTAAAAGGAGGTTATGGACAAGTATTTACAAAGAATAGTGAACTCAAACATCACAAGAACATGGACGAGAGTCACTCATGTAGCCACTCCAGATCATAGCACTGTTTAGGCACTTGAATATCGACACTTGGCTTGACCTTCTGAACTACTTCTTTCCACATCCAAGACACTTCCTCATCACAGATTACTAGGTGCAGTGACTGTAATGACACTACAGACTTTGGCAAACTCCAAACCCCAGGGCATTCCCTCATATCAATCTTCTCCAAGCTCACTAATTTACCAATCCCTTCAGGGAAGGATGTTAGGTTAACACATTGAGAAATGTCAATGTACTTCAATCTAATCATGTCACAGATGCTAGAAGGAAGTGCTTTCAGATCAGGAC is a window of Lotus japonicus ecotype B-129 chromosome 5, LjGifu_v1.2 DNA encoding:
- the LOC130717886 gene encoding nucleobase-ascorbate transporter 3 produces the protein MGHETDNHHHHAPPPVQAPPPGPPPPNFGLSRGPTWAPAEQLLQLDYCIHSNPSWPEALLLGFQHYIVMLGTTVLIATSLVNQMGGTHGDKARVIQTMLFMSAINTLLQTWFGSRLPTVMGGSVAYILPVMSVINDYTDKTFSSEHERFTYTIRTVQGSLIVSSFVNIFLGYSRVWGNLVRLFSPIVIVPVVCLVGLGAFMRGFPLLADCVQIGLPMLIFLVLMQQYLKKIHPKTHNVLERYSILLCAALIWAFAAILTVAGAYNNSKTKTQSSCRTDRSFLMSSAPWVKVPYPFQWGTPIFSAGHVFGMMGAALVSSAESTGTYFAAARLSGSTPPPPHVISRSIGLQGLGMLIEGIFGSVVGTTASVENVGLLGLTHIGSRRVVQISCGFMFFFSIFGKFGAFFASIPLSIFAAIYCVLFGIVAAIGISFIQFSNNNSMRNIYILGLSLFLGISIPQYFIMNISPDGRGPVRTNGGWFNDILNTIFSSPPTVAIIVGTVLDNTLDVKHKEDDRGLTWWRPFQHRKGDVRNDEFYRFPLGLTEYIPSRFRP